In Kineococcus sp. NBC_00420, a single genomic region encodes these proteins:
- the ppc gene encoding phosphoenolpyruvate carboxylase, which translates to MSTTHDETSGVDDQVRSTSQDGLTVDGVSSHEGHAALRASVRRLGELLGASLTRHEGQDLLDLVEQVRALAREADDGAELARLLSGVDDATAIVLARAFTAYFQLANASEQLHRGLELSKQSGGGLDATLARLGEALAAGDLDPATAQQILGRLQLRPVFTAHPTESSRRSVLDLLLRITTIVEASEDPTQRPVDAQRGQRRLAELVDELWQTDELRVLRPRPADEARSALHYLRNLTSTVLPDLLEDLSVGLAELGLDLPLDAQPLRFGNWVGGDRDGNPNVTPEVTAEVLGMQHDAALDVLSAATRDLMTQLAASTQIVGFSEELLASLEADAAALPDVHASRIHLNGEEPYRFKLSYVLARLEGTRARLHTGNDHVPGRDYASVAEFTADIVMISESLRANEGHLVADGAVARLLRVTRAVGFGLATLDVREDAGKHHEALGAIYDRLGELITPYADLDRTARTKLLSKEMTGHRPLIGAAVRTLTGTPEKVVRLFSTIRDSLDRYGDETIETYIVSMTKGIDDLFAVVVLAREVGLVDLAETPGANDVARIGFAPLFETVTELENAEELLEGLLSDASYRRVVAARGNVQEIMLGYSDSSKDAGIAASRWQIHRAQRALRDVAARYGVTLRLFHGRGGSVGRGGGPTGEAILAQPYGTLDGPIKVTEQGEVISDKYVQPRLARHNLEVALSAALEASTLHRTPLQPDTVLDDWDVTMGIVAAKGQEAYRRLIGDPGLVPFFLTATPVEELGNLNMGSRPSRRPGGTGGLEDLRAIPWVFGWTQTRINVPGWFGVGSGLKAAREAGRSDDLKAMAADWSFFRSFISNVQMTLAKTDLGIARHYVDELVSPDQRATFDVIRAEHATTLEEILLLTEQDELLQSAPVLKRTLELRDAYLAPLHALQVSLLARSRASGDDVDPALRRALLLTINGIAAGMRNTG; encoded by the coding sequence ATGAGCACCACGCACGACGAGACCAGTGGAGTGGACGACCAGGTACGGAGCACGTCCCAGGACGGGCTGACCGTCGACGGCGTCTCCTCCCACGAAGGTCACGCGGCCCTGCGGGCCTCCGTCCGACGGCTCGGGGAACTCCTGGGCGCCTCGCTCACCCGGCACGAGGGTCAGGACCTCCTCGACCTGGTCGAGCAGGTGCGCGCCCTGGCCCGCGAGGCCGACGACGGCGCGGAGCTGGCCCGGCTGCTCTCCGGGGTGGACGACGCGACCGCCATCGTGCTGGCCCGTGCCTTCACCGCCTACTTCCAGCTCGCGAACGCCTCCGAGCAGCTGCACCGCGGCCTGGAGCTGTCCAAGCAGTCCGGTGGCGGCCTCGACGCCACCCTCGCCCGGCTCGGCGAGGCCCTGGCCGCCGGTGACCTCGACCCGGCCACCGCCCAGCAGATCCTCGGTCGCCTCCAGCTGCGCCCGGTCTTCACCGCGCACCCCACCGAGTCCAGCCGTCGCTCGGTGCTCGACCTGCTGCTGCGGATCACCACCATCGTCGAGGCCTCCGAGGACCCGACGCAGCGCCCCGTCGACGCCCAGCGCGGCCAGCGCCGCCTCGCCGAACTCGTCGACGAGCTGTGGCAGACGGACGAGCTGCGCGTCCTGCGCCCCCGACCGGCCGACGAGGCCCGCTCGGCGCTGCACTACCTGCGCAACCTGACCTCCACGGTCCTGCCGGACCTGCTCGAGGACCTCTCGGTCGGGCTCGCCGAGCTCGGCCTGGACCTGCCGCTGGACGCCCAGCCGCTGCGCTTCGGCAACTGGGTCGGCGGGGACCGCGACGGCAACCCGAACGTGACCCCCGAGGTCACCGCCGAGGTCCTGGGGATGCAGCACGACGCGGCCCTGGACGTCCTCAGCGCCGCCACCCGCGACCTCATGACCCAGCTCGCGGCCTCGACCCAGATCGTCGGGTTCTCCGAGGAACTGCTCGCCTCCCTCGAGGCCGACGCCGCCGCGCTGCCCGACGTGCACGCCTCCCGCATCCACCTCAACGGCGAGGAGCCCTACCGCTTCAAGCTGTCCTACGTCCTGGCCCGCCTCGAGGGGACCCGGGCGCGGCTGCACACCGGCAACGACCACGTCCCCGGCCGCGACTACGCGTCGGTGGCCGAGTTCACCGCCGACATCGTGATGATCTCGGAGTCGTTGCGCGCCAACGAAGGTCACCTCGTCGCCGACGGCGCCGTGGCCCGGCTGCTGCGCGTCACCCGCGCGGTGGGCTTCGGCCTGGCGACCCTGGACGTGCGCGAGGACGCGGGCAAGCACCACGAGGCGCTCGGCGCGATCTACGACCGCCTCGGTGAACTCATCACGCCCTACGCCGACCTCGACCGCACCGCCCGCACCAAGCTCCTCTCCAAGGAGATGACGGGCCACCGCCCGCTCATCGGCGCCGCGGTCCGCACCCTCACGGGGACCCCCGAGAAGGTCGTACGGCTGTTCTCGACCATCCGCGACTCCCTCGACCGCTACGGCGACGAGACGATCGAGACCTACATCGTCTCGATGACCAAGGGCATCGACGACCTCTTCGCCGTCGTCGTCCTGGCCCGTGAGGTCGGCCTCGTCGACCTGGCCGAGACGCCGGGTGCCAACGACGTGGCGCGCATCGGGTTCGCCCCGCTCTTCGAGACCGTCACCGAGCTCGAGAACGCCGAGGAACTCCTCGAGGGTCTGCTCTCCGACGCCTCCTACCGTCGTGTCGTGGCGGCCCGGGGGAACGTGCAGGAGATCATGCTCGGCTACTCCGACTCCTCCAAGGACGCCGGGATCGCGGCCTCGCGCTGGCAGATCCACCGCGCCCAGCGCGCGCTGCGCGACGTCGCCGCCCGCTACGGGGTGACCCTGCGCCTCTTCCACGGCCGCGGCGGGTCGGTCGGGCGCGGCGGCGGTCCCACCGGCGAGGCGATCCTGGCCCAGCCCTACGGCACCCTCGACGGTCCGATCAAGGTCACCGAGCAGGGCGAGGTGATCTCCGACAAGTACGTCCAGCCGCGCCTGGCCCGCCACAACCTCGAGGTCGCGCTGTCCGCCGCGCTCGAGGCGTCCACGTTGCACCGCACGCCGTTGCAGCCGGACACCGTCCTGGACGACTGGGACGTGACGATGGGCATCGTCGCCGCAAAGGGCCAGGAGGCCTACCGCCGCCTCATCGGCGACCCCGGTCTCGTGCCGTTCTTCCTCACCGCCACCCCGGTCGAGGAGCTCGGGAACCTCAACATGGGTTCGCGTCCCTCCCGTCGCCCCGGTGGGACGGGGGGGCTCGAGGACCTGCGCGCGATCCCGTGGGTGTTCGGCTGGACCCAGACCCGCATCAACGTGCCCGGCTGGTTCGGGGTGGGTTCGGGTCTCAAGGCGGCCCGCGAGGCCGGGCGCAGCGACGACCTCAAGGCCATGGCGGCCGACTGGAGCTTCTTCCGCAGCTTCATCTCCAACGTGCAGATGACCCTGGCGAAGACCGACCTGGGCATCGCCCGGCACTACGTCGACGAGCTCGTCTCGCCCGACCAGCGCGCGACGTTCGACGTGATCCGCGCCGAGCACGCGACGACGCTGGAGGAGATCCTGCTGCTGACCGAGCAGGACGAACTCCTGCAGTCCGCGCCCGTGCTCAAGCGGACCCTGGAACTGCGCGACGCCTACCTCGCGCCGCTGCACGCCCTGCAGGTGTCCCTGCTCGCCCGCTCGCGGGCCAGCGGTGACGACGTCGACCCCGCCCTGCGCCGCGCCCTGCTGCTGACCATCAACGGCATCGCCGCGGGGATGCGCAACACCGGCTGA
- a CDS encoding ABC transporter permease has protein sequence MTAIAPEVPRGLVNPTYLKLDIRRVLRNRRTLVFTIVMPVVFYFAFGASQSDGDAKGYVMISFAVYGAMVAATSVGASVAVERASGWSRQLRLTPMRPATYVTSKVLSAASIALIPVVVELLLGAVTGATMRASAWVVGGLVAWIGSLVFASLGLAIGYLVPSENAMQVMGPVLALLALMGGLFVPLTLFGSTLQTVASFTPAYGVGVLAHWQVQHTGSFVGAVVNLVVWTGVFGAAAAWLFRRDTGRV, from the coding sequence ATGACCGCGATCGCCCCCGAGGTTCCGCGCGGACTGGTGAACCCGACCTACCTGAAGCTGGACATCCGGCGGGTGCTGCGCAACCGGCGCACCCTGGTCTTCACCATCGTCATGCCGGTCGTCTTCTACTTCGCGTTCGGCGCGTCGCAGTCCGACGGCGACGCGAAGGGCTACGTGATGATCAGCTTCGCCGTCTACGGGGCGATGGTCGCGGCCACCAGCGTCGGCGCCTCCGTGGCCGTCGAACGAGCCAGCGGCTGGAGCCGGCAGTTGCGCCTGACCCCGATGCGCCCGGCGACCTACGTCACCTCGAAGGTGCTGTCCGCGGCGAGCATCGCCCTCATCCCCGTCGTCGTGGAACTGCTCCTCGGGGCGGTGACCGGGGCGACGATGCGGGCCTCCGCATGGGTCGTGGGCGGTCTCGTCGCCTGGATCGGATCCCTCGTCTTCGCCTCCCTCGGCCTCGCCATCGGCTACCTGGTGCCCTCCGAGAACGCCATGCAGGTCATGGGTCCGGTGCTCGCCCTGCTGGCCCTCATGGGTGGGTTGTTCGTCCCCCTGACGCTGTTCGGCTCGACGCTGCAGACCGTCGCGTCCTTCACCCCGGCCTACGGGGTCGGGGTGCTGGCGCACTGGCAGGTGCAGCACACCGGTTCCTTCGTCGGAGCCGTCGTGAACCTCGTGGTGTGGACGGGGGTGTTCGGAGCCGCCGCGGCGTGGCTGTTCCGCCGCGACACCGGCCGCGTGTGA
- a CDS encoding Fur family transcriptional regulator codes for MSIPARRSTKQRSAVSAVLDEADAFLSAQDLHAKLRARGENVGLATVYRALQVLAEDGDVDVLRTDDGAEAVYRRCSTGHHHHLVCRRCGATVEVEGPAVEAWAKRVGADHGFTAVQHVVEVFGVCAGCSELVRAPQDALRGTSTDPSDAAHGEPRAEHEQ; via the coding sequence GTGTCGATCCCGGCCCGCCGGTCCACGAAGCAGCGTTCGGCCGTCTCCGCGGTCCTCGACGAGGCCGACGCCTTCCTCTCCGCCCAGGACCTGCACGCCAAGCTGCGGGCCCGGGGCGAGAACGTCGGCCTGGCCACGGTCTACCGCGCGCTGCAGGTCCTCGCCGAGGACGGTGACGTGGACGTGCTGCGCACCGACGACGGCGCCGAGGCCGTCTACCGCCGCTGCTCCACCGGGCACCACCACCACCTGGTCTGCCGTCGCTGCGGGGCCACCGTCGAGGTCGAGGGGCCGGCCGTCGAGGCCTGGGCCAAGCGGGTCGGCGCCGACCACGGCTTCACCGCCGTCCAGCACGTCGTCGAGGTCTTCGGCGTGTGCGCGGGGTGCAGCGAGCTCGTCCGAGCACCGCAGGACGCTCTTCGCGGAACCTCCACGGACCCCTCCGACGCGGCCCACGGGGAGCCGCGTGCTGAGCACGAGCAGTGA
- a CDS encoding benzoate/H(+) symporter BenE family transporter: MGRRPLPVRRRGPRAGRRGGLIRSPSGEPRHELPRPELARPVVAGVVAALTGFASSFVLVLAGLTAAGASPAQAASGLLALCLAQGLLACLLSWRTGQPLSFVWSTPGAALIVAAQGRTGSFAAAVGAFLLCALLLVVTGAWPWLANLVRRVPTPVSGALLAGVLLPLCLAPVTAVRREPVAALAVVVVWLVLRRYATAWAVPAAMVVGLLGTAWLLEGGIALEWAPRLLAVVPAFDPFVIVSLGVPLYVVTMAGQNVPGFAILDTLGYRDVPVARVLVGSGVGSAVAAFFGGHAVNLSALAAGIIAGPGASADPRRRWVAAVAGGGGYLVLGLLATPIAEFVGNGDPVLVEAVAGLALLSSFAGGLTSALSDPRHRVTAGLTFAVVASGVTFAGVGSAFWGLAAGLLVFWWSRERVVTR, from the coding sequence GTGGGTCGCCGGCCCCTCCCCGTGCGTCGCCGCGGTCCCCGCGCGGGTCGACGAGGTGGCCTGATCCGCTCTCCGTCCGGCGAACCCCGTCACGAGCTGCCCCGTCCCGAACTCGCCCGTCCGGTCGTCGCGGGCGTCGTCGCCGCGCTGACCGGGTTCGCGAGCTCCTTCGTCCTGGTGCTCGCGGGGCTGACCGCCGCCGGAGCCTCGCCCGCGCAGGCGGCGTCCGGTCTGCTCGCCCTCTGCCTCGCCCAGGGGCTCCTCGCCTGCCTCCTGTCCTGGCGCACCGGGCAGCCGCTGTCGTTCGTCTGGTCGACGCCCGGGGCCGCGTTGATCGTCGCCGCGCAGGGACGCACCGGTTCCTTCGCCGCGGCCGTCGGGGCGTTCCTCCTCTGCGCGCTGCTGCTCGTGGTCACCGGCGCCTGGCCGTGGCTGGCGAACCTCGTCCGGCGGGTTCCCACCCCGGTCTCGGGGGCGCTGCTGGCCGGGGTGCTGCTGCCGTTGTGCCTGGCCCCGGTCACCGCGGTGCGCCGCGAACCCGTGGCCGCGCTGGCCGTCGTGGTCGTGTGGCTGGTGCTGCGTCGCTACGCCACGGCGTGGGCGGTGCCCGCCGCGATGGTCGTCGGACTCCTCGGCACGGCGTGGCTGCTGGAGGGTGGGATCGCGCTCGAGTGGGCGCCGCGGCTGCTGGCGGTGGTCCCCGCCTTCGACCCCTTCGTCATCGTCTCGCTCGGGGTCCCGCTCTACGTCGTGACGATGGCCGGGCAGAACGTCCCGGGTTTCGCGATCCTCGACACCTTGGGCTACCGCGACGTCCCCGTCGCCCGCGTGCTCGTCGGGTCCGGGGTGGGCAGTGCCGTCGCGGCGTTCTTCGGCGGGCACGCGGTGAACCTCTCGGCGCTCGCCGCCGGGATCATCGCGGGGCCGGGCGCGTCCGCGGATCCGCGCCGGCGCTGGGTCGCCGCCGTGGCCGGGGGAGGCGGGTACCTGGTGCTCGGGCTGCTCGCGACCCCGATCGCCGAGTTCGTCGGCAACGGTGACCCGGTCCTCGTCGAGGCCGTCGCCGGGCTCGCCCTGCTCTCCTCCTTCGCCGGGGGACTGACCTCCGCGTTGAGCGACCCGAGGCACCGGGTGACGGCGGGCCTCACGTTCGCCGTCGTCGCCTCGGGAGTCACCTTCGCCGGAGTGGGGTCGGCGTTCTGGGGACTCGCGGCCGGACTCCTCGTCTTCTGGTGGTCGCGGGAGCGCGTCGTCACGAGGTGA
- a CDS encoding response regulator, with the protein MSIRLMLADDQALVRGALAALLSLEEDLSVVCEVSRGDLVVAAAREHRPDVALLDIEMPGLDGIAATAALRRAVPSVRVLIVTTFGRPGYLRRGMEAGAHGFVVKDTPSRELADVVRRIASGLRVVDPALAAESLAAGVNPLTERETDVLRLARDGRTVADLAAGLSLSEGTVRNHLSAAIGKTGARTRAEAVRLAESRGWL; encoded by the coding sequence GTGAGCATCCGGTTGATGCTGGCCGACGACCAGGCGTTGGTGCGGGGTGCGCTGGCGGCGCTGCTGTCGCTGGAGGAGGACCTGTCGGTCGTGTGCGAGGTCTCGCGCGGGGACCTCGTCGTGGCCGCCGCCCGCGAGCACCGCCCGGACGTCGCGCTGCTCGACATCGAGATGCCCGGCCTCGACGGGATCGCCGCGACCGCGGCGCTGCGCCGCGCGGTGCCCTCGGTGCGGGTGCTCATCGTCACCACCTTCGGCCGTCCCGGCTACCTGCGCCGCGGGATGGAGGCCGGCGCCCACGGGTTCGTCGTCAAGGACACCCCGTCCCGGGAACTGGCGGACGTGGTGCGCCGCATCGCCTCCGGGCTGCGCGTCGTCGACCCCGCGCTGGCCGCGGAGTCGCTGGCCGCGGGCGTGAACCCCCTGACCGAACGCGAGACCGACGTCCTGCGCCTGGCCCGCGACGGCCGGACCGTCGCCGACCTCGCCGCCGGGCTGTCGCTGTCCGAGGGCACGGTGCGCAACCACCTCTCCGCTGCGATCGGGAAGACCGGCGCGCGGACCCGCGCCGAGGCGGTACGCCTGGCGGAGTCGCGGGGGTGGCTGTAG
- a CDS encoding ABC transporter ATP-binding protein has translation MESTAPDATLTLSTSPAAIAVTGLTKRFGAVTAVDGLDLVVRPGEVVAFLGPNGAGKTSTIDVLLGLSQPSTGTASVYGVPPREAVARGWVSAVMQSGGLLKDLSVRETVEVTASLFARTQPVDVVLQRAGISDIADRRVGRCSGGEQQRLRFAMALLPDPRLLVLDEPTTGMDVEGRRAFWGAIRDDARRGRTVLFATHYLEEADTYADRIVLVAHGRIVADGTPSQIKALSAGRTVRATWPGVRLHDLAEMPGVEDLQVNGDQVLVQATDSDAVARFLLTRTPATDLEVTARGLEDAFVSLTSDSTQEVSR, from the coding sequence ATGGAGAGCACAGCACCTGACGCGACGCTCACGCTGAGCACGAGCCCGGCCGCCATCGCCGTCACCGGCCTCACCAAGCGCTTCGGCGCGGTCACCGCCGTCGACGGTCTCGACCTCGTCGTGCGCCCCGGTGAGGTCGTGGCTTTCCTCGGCCCGAACGGGGCTGGCAAGACCTCGACGATCGACGTCCTGCTCGGCCTGTCCCAGCCCAGCACCGGGACCGCCAGCGTCTACGGCGTCCCCCCGCGGGAAGCCGTCGCCCGCGGCTGGGTGTCCGCCGTCATGCAGAGCGGTGGGCTGCTCAAGGACCTATCGGTGCGCGAGACCGTCGAGGTCACCGCGTCGTTGTTCGCCCGCACCCAACCCGTCGACGTCGTCCTGCAGCGGGCCGGGATCTCCGACATCGCCGACCGGCGCGTCGGCAGGTGCTCCGGGGGTGAGCAGCAGCGGCTGCGGTTCGCGATGGCCCTGCTGCCCGACCCGCGCCTGCTCGTCCTCGACGAGCCCACCACCGGGATGGACGTCGAGGGCCGCCGGGCCTTCTGGGGCGCCATCCGCGACGACGCCCGGCGCGGGCGGACCGTCCTGTTCGCCACCCACTACCTCGAAGAAGCCGACACCTACGCCGACCGCATCGTCCTCGTCGCCCACGGACGGATCGTGGCCGACGGCACCCCGTCGCAGATCAAGGCGCTCTCCGCCGGGCGCACCGTCCGCGCCACCTGGCCCGGGGTGCGCCTGCACGACCTCGCGGAGATGCCGGGCGTGGAGGACCTGCAGGTGAACGGCGACCAGGTCCTGGTGCAGGCCACCGATTCCGACGCCGTCGCCCGGTTCCTGCTGACGCGCACCCCCGCCACCGACCTCGAGGTGACCGCCCGCGGTCTCGAGGACGCCTTCGTCTCCCTGACCAGCGACTCCACCCAGGAGGTCTCCCGATGA
- a CDS encoding HU family DNA-binding protein, translated as MNRSELVTAVAQRAGLTQSDTDTMLNALGDVLVEAVGKGEVVKLPGLMTVERVERAARTGRNPRTGETMEIAASFGAKLTAGSKLKAAANGS; from the coding sequence GTGAACCGCTCCGAACTCGTCACCGCCGTCGCCCAGCGCGCAGGCCTGACGCAGTCCGACACCGACACCATGCTCAACGCCCTGGGCGACGTCCTCGTCGAGGCCGTCGGCAAGGGCGAGGTCGTCAAGCTCCCGGGCCTGATGACCGTCGAGCGCGTGGAACGCGCCGCCCGCACGGGCCGCAACCCGCGCACCGGCGAGACCATGGAGATCGCCGCCTCCTTCGGCGCCAAGCTCACCGCCGGCTCCAAGCTCAAGGCCGCCGCCAACGGCAGCTGA
- a CDS encoding sensor histidine kinase — protein sequence MPPREPLPALAIPRMRGSGFVFAGVWLLILVQTVEDAWKNPDRALGALAIVATLGFAVLYFVLLSRGWSTMRATGDLGATRRRAVLGLAALFALTAVIVPGAGSSGFNTVYFISAYAAFTLPLRPALGLFLVCVVALVLAGRWVDGWSDLQGTAIGTFFAAVATLGMTRLIRRSRQLAAAQQDLARLAVAEERTRFSRDLHDLLGHSLTVITLKAELAGRLLDVDVERARVEVEDVERLARTALTDVRAALEGYREVSLGAELAGARQALAAAGVTGRLPGSVDEVPGELQELFGWVVREGVTNVVRHSGARTCWITVSSCAVVVCDDGSGPRPGSGGGAGLAGLAERARVAGGALTVGRSTQGGFELGVRV from the coding sequence GTGCCGCCGCGCGAACCGCTGCCCGCCCTGGCGATCCCGCGCATGCGGGGCTCGGGGTTCGTGTTCGCGGGTGTCTGGTTGCTCATCCTCGTCCAGACCGTCGAGGACGCCTGGAAGAACCCCGACCGCGCGCTGGGGGCGCTCGCGATCGTGGCGACCCTCGGTTTCGCCGTCCTCTACTTCGTCCTGCTGTCGCGGGGTTGGTCGACGATGCGGGCCACCGGCGACCTGGGGGCCACCCGCCGGCGGGCCGTGCTGGGGCTGGCGGCGCTGTTCGCGCTGACCGCGGTGATCGTCCCCGGCGCCGGTTCCAGCGGCTTCAACACCGTGTACTTCATCTCCGCCTACGCCGCGTTCACGCTGCCGCTGCGACCGGCGCTGGGACTGTTCCTCGTCTGCGTCGTCGCGCTGGTGCTCGCCGGGCGGTGGGTGGACGGCTGGTCGGACCTGCAGGGCACCGCGATCGGGACGTTCTTCGCGGCCGTCGCGACCCTCGGGATGACCCGGCTCATCCGGCGCAGCCGACAGCTCGCGGCCGCGCAGCAGGACCTGGCCCGCCTCGCCGTCGCCGAGGAGCGCACCCGCTTCTCCCGGGACCTGCACGACCTCCTCGGTCACTCGCTGACGGTCATCACGTTGAAGGCGGAACTCGCCGGACGGCTCCTCGACGTCGACGTGGAACGGGCCCGTGTGGAGGTCGAGGACGTGGAACGCCTGGCGCGCACCGCGCTGACCGACGTCCGGGCCGCGCTGGAGGGCTACCGCGAGGTGTCCCTCGGCGCGGAACTCGCCGGCGCCCGCCAGGCGCTCGCCGCCGCGGGGGTCACGGGTCGGCTGCCCGGTTCCGTGGACGAGGTCCCGGGGGAGCTGCAGGAGTTGTTCGGCTGGGTCGTGCGCGAAGGGGTCACGAACGTGGTGCGCCATTCCGGGGCGCGCACCTGCTGGATCACGGTCTCGTCCTGCGCCGTGGTCGTCTGCGACGACGGCTCCGGGCCCCGGCCGGGGTCCGGGGGCGGAGCGGGACTCGCAGGCCTCGCCGAACGCGCCCGCGTCGCCGGGGGCGCGTTGACCGTCGGCCGGTCCACCCAGGGCGGTTTCGAACTGGGGGTCCGGGTGTGA
- a CDS encoding MerR family transcriptional regulator: MDSSFGIGEVSELTGIGVDALRFYEREGLLVGPVRRDPGGRRRYSALEVEWLRMCARLRGTGMPVPDVRRYAELVRAGEGNEAERLGLLAAHQHRVEEQLAELASARDVIAAKVDLYAARLAAGTAGESWVAGPSPCVAAVPARVDEVA; the protein is encoded by the coding sequence GTGGACTCCAGCTTCGGGATCGGTGAGGTCAGTGAGCTGACGGGGATCGGCGTCGACGCGCTGCGCTTCTACGAACGCGAAGGGCTCCTCGTCGGACCCGTCCGGCGCGACCCCGGTGGTCGACGCCGCTACTCGGCGCTCGAGGTCGAGTGGCTGCGGATGTGCGCGCGGCTGCGGGGCACGGGGATGCCCGTGCCCGACGTCCGCCGCTACGCGGAACTCGTCCGGGCCGGCGAGGGCAACGAGGCCGAACGTCTCGGCCTGCTCGCCGCCCACCAGCACCGCGTCGAGGAGCAGCTGGCGGAACTCGCCTCCGCCCGCGACGTCATCGCCGCGAAGGTCGACCTCTACGCGGCGCGCCTCGCCGCCGGGACCGCGGGGGAGTCGTGGGTCGCCGGCCCCTCCCCGTGCGTCGCCGCGGTCCCCGCGCGGGTCGACGAGGTGGCCTGA
- a CDS encoding glycine--tRNA ligase, giving the protein MASPTPRLDAVINLAKRRGFVFPSGEIYGGTRSAWDYGPLGVELKENIKRQWWRQMVSSRDDVVGLDSSVILPRRVWEASGHVEVFSDPLVESLQTHKRYRADHLLEAYEAKHGHPPVNGLADVPDPETGVRGQWTEPRDFSGLMKTYLGAVDNEEGMHYLRPETAQGIFVNFANVMGSARKKPPFGIGQIGKSFRNEITPGNFIFRTREFEQMEMEFFVEPGTDEQWHQYWLDERMSWYTGLGIDAGNLRFFEHPQEKLSHYSKRTVDIEYRFGFQGSEWGELEGVANRTDYDLTTHARESGVDLSYFDQTKGERWVPYVIEPAAGLTRSLMAFLVDAYTEDEAPNTKGGVDKRTVLRLDHRLAPVKAAVFPLSRNESLSPKARDLAAELRRNWNVEFDDAGAIGRRYRRHDEVGTPYCITVDFDTLEDEAVTIRERDTMAQERVGLTQVTQWLGARLIGA; this is encoded by the coding sequence GTGGCCTCGCCCACCCCTCGCCTCGACGCCGTCATCAACCTCGCCAAGCGCCGAGGTTTCGTCTTCCCCTCGGGTGAGATCTACGGCGGTACCCGCTCGGCCTGGGACTACGGCCCCCTCGGGGTCGAGCTGAAGGAGAACATCAAGCGCCAGTGGTGGCGTCAGATGGTCTCCTCCCGCGACGACGTCGTCGGCCTGGACTCCTCCGTGATCCTGCCGCGGCGCGTGTGGGAGGCCTCCGGTCACGTCGAGGTCTTCAGCGACCCGCTGGTGGAGTCGCTGCAGACCCACAAGCGCTACCGGGCCGACCACCTGCTCGAGGCCTACGAGGCCAAGCACGGTCACCCCCCGGTCAACGGCCTCGCCGACGTGCCGGACCCGGAGACGGGCGTGCGCGGGCAGTGGACCGAACCCCGCGACTTCTCCGGCCTCATGAAGACCTACCTCGGTGCGGTCGACAACGAGGAGGGGATGCACTACCTGCGCCCCGAGACCGCCCAGGGCATCTTCGTGAACTTCGCCAACGTCATGGGCTCCGCGCGCAAGAAGCCGCCGTTCGGCATCGGCCAGATCGGCAAGAGTTTCCGCAACGAGATCACCCCCGGCAACTTCATCTTCCGGACGCGTGAGTTCGAGCAGATGGAGATGGAGTTCTTCGTCGAACCCGGCACCGACGAGCAGTGGCACCAGTACTGGCTCGACGAGCGCATGTCCTGGTACACGGGCCTGGGCATCGACGCCGGCAACCTCCGGTTCTTCGAGCACCCGCAGGAGAAGCTGTCGCACTACTCCAAGCGGACGGTCGACATCGAGTACCGGTTCGGGTTCCAGGGGTCGGAGTGGGGCGAGCTCGAGGGCGTCGCCAACCGCACCGACTACGACCTGACGACGCACGCCCGGGAGTCCGGCGTCGACCTGTCCTACTTCGACCAGACCAAGGGCGAACGCTGGGTCCCCTACGTCATCGAGCCCGCAGCGGGCCTGACCCGTTCGCTCATGGCGTTCCTCGTCGACGCCTACACCGAGGACGAGGCCCCGAACACCAAGGGCGGCGTCGACAAGCGCACCGTGCTGCGCCTGGACCACCGCCTCGCCCCGGTCAAGGCCGCGGTGTTCCCGTTGTCGCGCAACGAGTCCCTCTCGCCGAAGGCGCGTGACCTCGCGGCCGAGCTGCGCCGGAACTGGAACGTCGAGTTCGACGACGCCGGCGCCATCGGCCGTCGTTACCGCCGTCACGACGAGGTCGGCACGCCGTACTGCATCACCGTCGACTTCGACACCCTCGAGGACGAGGCGGTGACCATCCGCGAACGCGACACGATGGCGCAGGAACGCGTCGGGCTGACCCAGGTCACCCAGTGGCTGGGGGCGCGCCTCATCGGCGCCTGA